A single window of Myxococcales bacterium DNA harbors:
- a CDS encoding cold shock domain-containing protein codes for MLSLDEIEEGLLITHRNTGLRYSLIDVSDEEVLLSPNQEGLEDLTVPIDLFRNEFISSDRFRSGPRKGGRGKGRRRTTAPTQAVGGPKCKGKIKKMVRDRGFGFIRGDDGKEVFFHRSGLNAADYDGLSEGDTVEYVVQEGPRGARAENVRQAGATPDSA; via the coding sequence ATGCTCTCACTAGATGAAATTGAAGAAGGTCTACTCATTACCCATCGCAACACGGGGCTTCGCTACAGCCTGATCGACGTGAGCGACGAAGAGGTCCTGCTCTCCCCCAATCAGGAGGGGCTCGAGGACCTGACGGTTCCCATCGATCTGTTCCGCAACGAATTCATTTCGAGTGACCGCTTTCGCTCGGGTCCCCGCAAAGGTGGCCGCGGCAAGGGACGCAGGCGAACAACCGCGCCCACCCAGGCCGTCGGTGGTCCCAAGTGCAAGGGCAAGATCAAGAAGATGGTGCGCGACCGAGGCTTCGGTTTCATCCGAGGCGACGACGGCAAGGAAGTCTTTTTCCACCGTTCAGGCCTCAACGCCGCCGACTACGACGGACTGTCCGAAGGTGACACCGTCGAATACGTAGTCCAAGAAGGCCCCCGCGGCGCCCGCGCAGAGAACGTTCGCCAGGCAGGGGCGACTCCAGATTCAGCATGA
- a CDS encoding ATP-binding protein: protein MKLPDRLRERLERVLELGERLLGDLVDENPDASLFETRRAFRWDPGRGRGLGQLVAIEKPASFDLNDLYGVDRAIESFVRNIEQFLRGLPFNHVLLYGDRGTGKSSAVRGVLKRFGDGGLRLIEVEKDELVHLPRVLDAIRSGGQDFRFLIFCDDLSFGGGEAGYREMKAVLDGSFAGPPENVCLVVTSNRRQLVSQSMADNRQAELDADNELHLGEVLEEKLALADRFGLTLGFYCFDQPTYLAIVEQYLKKEGCGPLSDEVQAEALRFALRRGSRSGRTARQFVNQWAGERKLRELFLADKNH from the coding sequence ATGAAGCTACCGGATCGACTCAGGGAACGTCTCGAACGCGTGCTCGAACTCGGCGAACGCCTGCTCGGCGATCTGGTCGACGAGAATCCCGACGCCAGCCTCTTCGAAACCCGTCGCGCTTTTCGCTGGGACCCCGGGCGTGGGCGGGGACTCGGCCAATTGGTTGCGATCGAAAAGCCAGCCAGCTTTGACCTCAACGATCTCTACGGAGTCGATCGGGCGATCGAATCCTTTGTCCGCAACATCGAACAATTCCTGCGCGGCCTGCCCTTCAACCACGTGCTGTTGTACGGCGACCGCGGAACGGGCAAGTCATCCGCGGTGCGCGGAGTCCTCAAACGCTTTGGCGACGGGGGATTGCGCCTGATTGAAGTCGAAAAGGACGAGTTGGTTCACCTACCCAGGGTGCTGGATGCCATCCGCAGCGGCGGTCAGGATTTTCGCTTTCTGATCTTCTGCGACGATCTTTCGTTTGGTGGGGGCGAGGCGGGTTATCGGGAAATGAAGGCGGTGCTCGACGGAAGCTTCGCGGGACCCCCAGAAAACGTGTGCCTTGTTGTGACCAGCAATCGGAGGCAGTTGGTATCGCAGTCGATGGCCGACAATCGCCAGGCCGAACTCGACGCCGATAACGAACTCCATCTCGGCGAAGTCCTCGAAGAGAAGCTCGCCCTGGCCGATCGCTTTGGCCTGACCCTCGGGTTCTACTGCTTCGATCAGCCGACCTACCTCGCGATCGTCGAGCAGTACCTCAAAAAAGAAGGTTGTGGCCCGCTCTCGGACGAGGTGCAGGCAGAAGCGCTTCGTTTCGCGTTGCGACGGGGATCCAGATCGGGTCGCACAGCCCGCCAGTTCGTGAATCAATGGGCGGGCGAGCGGAAACTCCGCGAACTGTTTCTAGCCGACAAGAATCACTAG
- a CDS encoding transposase — protein MAVIKQLELSDYVLQKRMTSGHGGPRKGAGAKRVGRGQVPHRQRSNFHKLTPAHVTLRVVKGLSNLRQRSLVMEVRKTFAQGCERGDFRLVEYSIQHNHLHMIVEAESQDTLSRGMKSIAARFALAVNRVFKRTGKVIAGRYHVQLLTSPTQVRNALRYVLLNIRKHFKQRNGHSPPVKIDEASSGSQFDGWHASSESLRVKAAIQEDVGVAKAVGWLLSKGWRRRGLIDLSAIPG, from the coding sequence ATGGCAGTAATCAAGCAGCTCGAACTTTCTGACTATGTCTTGCAGAAGCGTATGACCTCTGGGCATGGCGGGCCGCGCAAAGGGGCTGGCGCTAAACGGGTTGGGCGGGGCCAGGTGCCTCATCGACAACGATCTAATTTTCATAAACTCACTCCCGCCCATGTGACGTTGCGTGTTGTAAAGGGACTCTCGAACCTTCGGCAACGATCACTCGTGATGGAAGTGCGGAAGACATTCGCCCAGGGGTGTGAGCGCGGTGACTTTCGGTTGGTTGAGTATTCCATCCAGCATAATCATCTTCACATGATCGTTGAGGCCGAGTCTCAGGATACTTTGTCCCGGGGTATGAAGTCGATTGCTGCTCGTTTTGCACTGGCTGTGAATCGTGTCTTTAAGCGAACCGGTAAGGTGATTGCAGGTCGCTATCACGTTCAGCTCCTCACGTCTCCCACGCAGGTGCGCAATGCGCTTCGTTATGTACTTCTTAATATTCGAAAGCACTTCAAACAGCGGAACGGGCATTCGCCGCCGGTGAAGATCGATGAAGCCTCTTCGGGCAGTCAGTTCGACGGGTGGCACGCAAGCTCTGAAAGCTTGCGAGTGAAGGCGGCCATCCAAGAAGATGTAGGAGTCGCCAAGGCGGTGGGCTGGCTCCTCAGCAAAGGCTGGCGCAGACGCGGCCTAATCGACCTCTCCGCAATACCTGGCTAA
- a CDS encoding LLM class F420-dependent oxidoreductase — MRLGLLAGYSPAEINIPIDRIKEAESLGYDSVWTAEAWGSDAVSPAAWILAQTSKIKVGTAIMQMPARTPACAAMTAQTLYALSGGRFILGIGSSGPQVVEGWHGVAYGRPLTRTREYVSIIRKILAREEKVTHEGYHYQMPYSGEGSTGLGKPLKSILHGDPAMKIYTASITPKGVECSAEVADGMFPVWMNPERFDLFEESLNAGFAKAGGGKSLESFEIAPFVNTVMGDDLDECRGPVRGQLALYIGGMGARNKNFYNDYCKRLGYEEAAEKIQDLYLAGKKAEAMAAVPEQLIDDVALVGPWERIKERLGAWKAAGEKRQVGTMLIGASNSKLLRHLAEEML, encoded by the coding sequence ATGCGTTTGGGTCTGCTCGCCGGTTACTCCCCCGCCGAAATAAACATCCCGATCGATCGCATCAAAGAGGCGGAAAGCCTCGGATACGATTCAGTTTGGACCGCCGAAGCCTGGGGTTCCGACGCGGTATCTCCCGCGGCGTGGATTCTCGCGCAAACTTCGAAGATCAAAGTGGGTACGGCCATCATGCAGATGCCCGCGCGGACACCCGCGTGCGCGGCGATGACTGCACAGACTCTCTACGCGCTGTCGGGGGGACGCTTCATCCTGGGCATCGGATCTTCGGGACCCCAGGTTGTCGAAGGTTGGCATGGGGTCGCGTACGGTCGCCCCCTCACCCGCACTCGCGAGTACGTGAGCATCATTCGCAAGATCTTGGCGCGAGAAGAGAAGGTGACCCACGAGGGGTATCACTATCAGATGCCCTACAGCGGTGAAGGCTCCACGGGTCTCGGCAAACCGCTCAAGAGTATCTTGCACGGAGATCCCGCAATGAAGATCTACACCGCGTCAATCACGCCAAAAGGAGTCGAGTGCAGCGCCGAAGTCGCGGATGGCATGTTTCCGGTCTGGATGAACCCCGAGCGCTTCGATCTGTTCGAGGAATCGCTCAACGCGGGCTTCGCCAAGGCTGGCGGCGGCAAGAGCCTCGAGAGTTTCGAGATCGCGCCATTCGTCAATACGGTTATGGGAGATGATCTCGACGAATGTCGTGGTCCTGTGCGGGGGCAACTCGCCCTCTACATTGGAGGCATGGGCGCCCGAAACAAAAACTTCTACAACGACTACTGCAAGCGCCTCGGATACGAAGAAGCGGCGGAAAAAATTCAGGATCTCTATCTCGCAGGGAAAAAGGCCGAGGCCATGGCCGCGGTGCCGGAACAATTGATTGACGATGTCGCTCTGGTGGGTCCGTGGGAGCGCATCAAGGAACGCCTGGGGGCGTGGAAAGCGGCGGGCGAAAAACGCCAGGTCGGCACCATGCTGATAGGCGCCAGCAATTCGAAGCTACTCCGTCATCTAGCGGAAGAGATGCTCTAG
- a CDS encoding CoA pyrophosphatase translates to MFAATGADCLWYGTVIDLDHIRHRLASHTPQLRPTDGMGLAGVTILLREGGSSSGRGGPEMLLIERATRPGDPWSGHMAFPGGRAEPGDPSLQKTAEREALEEVGIALADALYIGRLDDLGGRTGATDKIVVSAYVYHLADPGRLEIARDEVANAFWVPLDHLVHPDNHVRYPMQYGEHNLVFPGISIGVREDLVVWGLTYRFLESFFEIIGSPLFEHGIPDPEEAYASSSE, encoded by the coding sequence ATGTTCGCTGCAACTGGCGCGGATTGCCTATGGTACGGAACCGTGATCGACCTCGACCATATCCGCCATCGTCTCGCCAGCCACACGCCGCAGCTGCGTCCCACCGACGGGATGGGACTGGCGGGCGTGACGATCCTGCTGCGTGAGGGCGGGTCTAGCTCCGGGCGCGGCGGGCCCGAGATGCTGCTGATCGAACGGGCCACCCGCCCGGGAGACCCATGGTCGGGACATATGGCCTTTCCGGGTGGACGAGCGGAGCCCGGGGATCCATCGCTGCAGAAGACCGCCGAGCGTGAAGCCCTCGAAGAGGTGGGGATCGCTCTCGCGGACGCCCTGTACATCGGGCGCCTCGACGATCTGGGGGGCCGCACTGGCGCGACCGACAAGATTGTCGTTTCCGCCTATGTGTACCATCTGGCGGACCCGGGGCGACTCGAGATCGCCCGGGATGAAGTTGCCAATGCATTCTGGGTCCCGCTCGATCACCTCGTGCACCCGGACAATCACGTTCGCTACCCCATGCAGTACGGAGAGCACAACCTCGTGTTTCCGGGCATCAGCATAGGTGTTCGCGAAGATTTGGTTGTCTGGGGGCTAACCTATCGTTTTCTAGAGAGCTTCTTTGAAATCATTGGCAGCCCACTTTTCGAACATGGCATTCCCGACCCCGAAGAGGCTTACGCGAGTTCCTCTGAGTAG
- a CDS encoding flagellar basal body rod protein codes for MNDALSIARSGMQSAQVRLRNSAHNVANVLTPDFKNHRTVQVSQEGGGSRASTIIDREPREVSLASEFVEQSLASFQYKASVRVLQTNLDLKGSLLDAFA; via the coding sequence ATGAATGACGCCCTCTCGATCGCACGATCGGGCATGCAATCCGCTCAGGTCCGGCTGCGCAACTCAGCTCACAACGTCGCCAACGTTTTGACCCCGGACTTCAAAAACCACCGCACGGTGCAGGTATCGCAGGAAGGCGGGGGTAGCCGCGCCTCGACGATCATCGACCGGGAGCCTCGGGAGGTCTCGCTAGCAAGCGAGTTCGTTGAACAAAGTCTCGCTTCGTTTCAGTACAAGGCGTCGGTCCGTGTCCTGCAGACCAACCTCGATCTGAAGGGCAGCCTGTTGGATGCCTTCGCCTAG
- a CDS encoding DUF1931 domain-containing protein, with protein sequence MIISKSRTKGAVKKCNVGAEFYPALDEVVRGLIKGAEARAIGNKRKTLKAVDL encoded by the coding sequence CTGATCATTTCGAAGTCTCGCACCAAGGGTGCGGTCAAGAAGTGTAACGTTGGCGCCGAGTTCTACCCGGCACTCGACGAAGTGGTTCGCGGCTTGATCAAGGGTGCAGAGGCGCGTGCGATCGGCAACAAGCGCAAGACCTTGAAGGCTGTCGATCTTTAA
- a CDS encoding SDR family NAD(P)-dependent oxidoreductase — protein MTDWLRDLFRDRPIWINALMVFSAFMAFIYMPWDIFWKPVAEDQEVWFGIMFTGWWAKLWAFPHWFVYAAATHGFRRRRPWICTWGALYTAQISLGMLVWSIGYYGFSLSGWFFGIISAAPFALLSAALADAREHFSFAHKSMRARYGEWALITGASAGLGVEFARALAREGMSCVLAARRKDRLNDLAQELESHHRVETRVVEVDLSTADGPDHLAAACADLEIGVLVNNAGLGYVGRFDKQSTDRLRELVMVNCAAPLVLTSKLLPGMKERGRGAVIITGSVAGRQPIPLHGVYSATKAFEQLLGESLYVELREEGIDVLVLEPGSTETEFHEIAGEIPHSGQTALEVVEIAISAVGRQPTVIAGWFNWARAMVPPRILPRSLIAYVARDVIKNRTPIENR, from the coding sequence ATGACCGATTGGTTGCGCGATCTATTCCGAGATCGCCCCATTTGGATCAACGCCCTGATGGTCTTCAGCGCCTTCATGGCCTTCATCTACATGCCCTGGGATATTTTCTGGAAACCCGTTGCGGAAGACCAAGAGGTCTGGTTTGGCATCATGTTTACCGGTTGGTGGGCCAAGCTCTGGGCCTTTCCCCATTGGTTCGTGTACGCCGCGGCCACCCATGGCTTCCGCCGCCGCCGACCGTGGATCTGCACCTGGGGCGCCCTCTACACCGCACAGATATCGCTGGGGATGTTGGTCTGGAGCATCGGATATTATGGGTTTTCCTTGTCGGGCTGGTTCTTTGGAATTATCAGTGCGGCGCCCTTTGCGCTCTTGAGTGCGGCGCTGGCCGACGCGCGCGAGCACTTCAGCTTCGCGCACAAATCCATGCGTGCGCGTTACGGCGAGTGGGCCTTGATCACTGGAGCCTCGGCGGGCTTGGGTGTCGAGTTTGCCCGTGCGTTGGCGCGTGAAGGCATGTCATGTGTGCTCGCCGCACGGCGCAAAGATCGTCTCAACGATCTCGCGCAAGAACTCGAATCGCACCACCGGGTCGAAACCAGAGTCGTCGAAGTGGACCTCTCGACAGCCGATGGCCCAGATCACCTGGCGGCCGCCTGTGCCGACCTGGAGATTGGCGTGCTCGTCAACAATGCCGGACTCGGGTATGTAGGACGTTTTGACAAACAGAGCACCGACCGCTTGCGCGAGCTGGTGATGGTAAACTGCGCCGCGCCGCTGGTGCTGACCAGCAAGCTGCTGCCCGGTATGAAGGAGCGTGGGCGGGGGGCCGTGATCATTACCGGGTCGGTGGCGGGGCGGCAACCCATTCCCCTGCACGGCGTCTACAGCGCGACCAAGGCCTTTGAACAGCTACTCGGCGAATCTCTCTACGTTGAACTGCGCGAGGAGGGAATCGACGTGCTCGTGCTCGAGCCGGGCTCAACCGAAACCGAGTTCCATGAAATCGCCGGAGAAATTCCCCACTCGGGTCAGACGGCCCTCGAGGTGGTAGAAATTGCGATATCGGCAGTAGGGCGGCAGCCCACGGTAATTGCGGGCTGGTTCAACTGGGCGCGAGCCATGGTGCCACCGCGCATCCTGCCCCGCTCGCTGATCGCTTATGTCGCGCGGGATGTGATCAAGAACCGGACGCCGATTGAAAATCGCTGA
- a CDS encoding pyridoxal phosphate-dependent aminotransferase family protein — MDILDKCGEYTLTRELRANDLYAYFRSISSPQDPVVTIDGEKIIMLGSNNYLGLTNHPEIKTAAAKAVAKYGTGCAGSRLLNGTLDIHVELEEAIAEFMNADAVLTFSTGYQVNLGVISCLLGRHDIAFLDCLDHASIIDGVRLGFGKSLKFKHNDMDDLEGKLKRSDETKGRMIIVDGVFSMEGDLCDLPGLVKLKNRYNTRLMVDDAHGLGVFGENGRGTAEHFGLEHEVDLTMGTFSKSLATVGGFISGPKQVIEFIKHHARSQIFSAATPPPMAAAVIASLGVMKREPERRKQLWENTKYMMRELKNLGFDTGDSDSPVIPLVIGDEISAFTMVKRLQQEGVFANAIVPPAVPQGQAMIRTSYMATHTREHLDQALTALAKVGRELDVI; from the coding sequence GTGGACATTCTTGATAAGTGTGGTGAGTACACGCTGACCCGCGAGCTACGCGCCAACGATCTCTACGCATATTTTCGCAGCATATCTTCGCCTCAGGACCCGGTCGTCACGATCGATGGCGAAAAAATCATCATGCTGGGCTCGAACAACTACCTCGGGCTGACAAACCATCCCGAGATCAAGACCGCTGCGGCCAAGGCCGTGGCGAAATACGGCACGGGTTGCGCCGGTTCACGCCTGTTGAACGGCACCCTCGACATTCATGTCGAACTCGAGGAAGCCATTGCCGAATTCATGAACGCGGACGCTGTTCTGACGTTTTCCACGGGCTACCAGGTCAATCTCGGGGTGATCTCCTGTCTGCTCGGTCGACACGACATCGCATTCCTCGACTGTCTGGACCACGCTTCGATTATCGACGGCGTCCGTCTGGGCTTTGGCAAGAGCCTCAAGTTCAAGCACAACGACATGGACGACCTCGAGGGCAAACTCAAGCGCTCTGACGAGACAAAAGGCAGGATGATCATCGTAGACGGTGTCTTCTCCATGGAGGGAGACCTCTGTGACCTGCCTGGTCTGGTCAAATTGAAGAACCGCTACAACACCCGCCTGATGGTCGACGATGCCCATGGACTCGGGGTGTTTGGGGAAAACGGTCGAGGTACCGCTGAACACTTTGGGCTCGAACACGAAGTCGATCTCACGATGGGGACTTTTTCGAAATCCTTGGCCACGGTTGGCGGCTTCATCTCTGGCCCGAAGCAGGTGATCGAGTTCATCAAGCACCATGCCCGTTCTCAAATCTTTTCCGCCGCCACGCCACCGCCGATGGCTGCAGCCGTAATCGCTTCCCTCGGAGTCATGAAGCGCGAGCCCGAGCGTCGCAAGCAGCTCTGGGAGAACACGAAATACATGATGCGGGAGCTCAAGAACCTTGGCTTCGATACCGGCGATTCGGACTCACCAGTGATTCCGCTCGTCATTGGAGACGAGATCTCGGCATTTACGATGGTCAAACGCCTCCAACAAGAAGGAGTGTTCGCCAACGCCATCGTCCCCCCCGCAGTTCCACAGGGCCAGGCGATGATCCGGACCTCCTACATGGCTACCCACACCCGCGAGCACCTCGATCAGGCCCTCACCGCCCTGGCGAAGGTGGGCCGGGAGCTCGACGTCATCTAG
- a CDS encoding VacJ family lipoprotein: MHVRILLQALVVMGVMAMLGMSAAAAVAEDLPGASQVVEAIGESEPPTEPFLAEDEPDPLFDDDFDLESDAGYSDPYEEPNRAVFTFNQGLDRYFLGPIASFFGYVTPGPVKRGLRNLFDNLNFPVVVINDVLQLEWKDASVSTGAFLINSTIGIAGLFEPAKQIGMPRHVSNFDQTLALARMPRGPYLMIPIAGPSTARGTLGSFVDLLMQPTTWFFPVTALFRSGGEGVVRLEEHMDELEALERSSVDFYSVLRSAYLQTREEQVWGRRQHRRPSATD; this comes from the coding sequence ATGCACGTCCGCATACTGCTCCAGGCCCTTGTGGTCATGGGAGTCATGGCAATGCTCGGGATGAGTGCGGCCGCGGCTGTGGCGGAAGACCTACCCGGTGCTTCCCAAGTCGTCGAGGCGATTGGCGAAAGCGAGCCTCCGACGGAACCGTTTCTCGCCGAAGACGAGCCCGACCCGCTGTTCGACGACGATTTCGACCTCGAATCGGATGCCGGCTATTCGGACCCCTACGAAGAACCCAATCGCGCCGTTTTTACCTTCAATCAGGGCCTGGATCGATACTTTCTCGGGCCGATTGCCAGCTTTTTCGGCTACGTGACCCCGGGGCCGGTGAAACGCGGTCTTCGCAATTTATTCGACAATCTCAACTTCCCGGTCGTGGTGATCAACGACGTACTCCAGCTCGAATGGAAGGACGCCAGCGTGAGCACCGGCGCATTCCTGATCAATTCGACCATTGGGATCGCGGGCTTGTTCGAGCCCGCCAAGCAAATCGGCATGCCCCGGCACGTTTCGAACTTCGATCAGACCCTTGCGCTCGCCCGGATGCCCCGCGGTCCCTATCTCATGATTCCAATCGCAGGACCCTCCACGGCGCGCGGCACTCTGGGCTCGTTTGTCGACCTGTTGATGCAGCCGACCACATGGTTCTTCCCAGTGACTGCGTTGTTCAGATCTGGCGGCGAGGGAGTCGTGAGACTGGAAGAGCACATGGACGAACTCGAGGCACTCGAGCGCTCATCGGTCGATTTCTATTCGGTACTGCGCAGCGCGTACCTGCAAACCCGCGAAGAGCAGGTTTGGGGGCGAAGGCAGCACCGGCGTCCGTCCGCGACTGACTGA
- a CDS encoding alpha/beta hydrolase — MTPESLSVPGSDGLQMHLLRWSDEGVPVMLVHGFGNESHIWEDFAPAVAEVYQVYAMDLRGHGDSDWDAEARYDYENHQADLEAVITNLGFDRVVLVGHSLGGRVCMRYAAANPDQMAGFVIVDSAPELDARGTTRISQDVERHRDPSFETVQQYESYLSTSYPAANPKSIKRMAHYGLKQRDDGRYILKMDSSFRGLAAGQLDSEALAKYEEATTKALWDALAKIECPSLVVRGAASDIMSADVADRMVEDVMSNASLAIVPQAGHSVMTDNPDGFRDCVCKFMLGE, encoded by the coding sequence ATGACTCCGGAATCCCTGAGCGTCCCCGGCTCTGACGGCCTTCAAATGCACCTGCTTCGATGGAGCGACGAGGGAGTTCCGGTCATGTTGGTCCACGGCTTTGGAAACGAATCTCACATTTGGGAAGACTTTGCCCCCGCGGTGGCTGAGGTCTACCAGGTCTACGCCATGGATCTTCGCGGACATGGCGACTCCGACTGGGACGCCGAAGCCCGCTACGACTACGAAAACCATCAGGCTGATCTCGAAGCCGTAATCACGAATCTGGGATTCGACCGCGTGGTTCTCGTGGGCCATTCCCTCGGTGGGCGGGTATGCATGCGGTATGCAGCAGCGAACCCAGATCAGATGGCGGGTTTCGTGATCGTAGATTCGGCCCCGGAACTCGACGCGAGAGGAACCACCAGGATTTCGCAAGACGTAGAGCGGCACCGCGACCCGAGCTTCGAAACCGTCCAGCAATACGAAAGCTATCTCTCTACTTCGTACCCGGCGGCCAACCCGAAATCGATCAAGCGAATGGCGCACTACGGACTCAAGCAGCGCGACGACGGCCGCTACATTTTGAAGATGGACAGCTCTTTTCGCGGCCTGGCGGCCGGACAGCTAGATTCGGAAGCATTGGCGAAGTACGAAGAAGCCACCACAAAGGCCCTCTGGGACGCCCTCGCGAAGATCGAGTGCCCCAGTCTGGTGGTGCGAGGCGCCGCCTCTGACATCATGAGTGCGGATGTGGCCGATCGCATGGTCGAAGACGTGATGTCGAACGCCAGCCTCGCGATCGTCCCCCAGGCGGGACACTCGGTAATGACGGACAACCCAGACGGATTCCGCGACTGCGTGTGTAAGTTCATGCTTGGCGAATAG
- a CDS encoding alpha/beta hydrolase: MAWGDERNPTLILLHGGGSNAHWWDHIAPHLADWFYVVALDFRGHGISEYPDDIAAGAFNDDLERLIEYLGSDKVVLLGHSMGSHVALDHASRHPATRGLVLIDISLGMTRSARRRSRLALRMRGSYANREDAIGRFQFVPEAAHVEETLRLHIARHSVREESDGRFSYRFDPRWFSLAARPAPNPAKILCPTLIVRGSQSTILTEEGARGLAAEISNARCAVIQEAGHHVHIDRPEATLAAIREFLSEFNH, encoded by the coding sequence TTGGCCTGGGGCGACGAGCGCAACCCAACGCTCATCCTTCTGCATGGCGGCGGTTCGAACGCGCATTGGTGGGACCACATCGCTCCCCATCTTGCAGACTGGTTCTATGTGGTTGCGCTGGACTTCCGGGGACACGGAATTTCGGAGTATCCCGACGATATCGCAGCCGGGGCGTTCAACGACGATCTCGAACGCTTGATCGAGTATCTGGGCAGCGACAAAGTGGTTCTGCTGGGTCATTCGATGGGCAGCCACGTGGCGTTGGACCACGCGTCGCGTCATCCAGCGACCCGCGGACTGGTGCTCATTGACATTTCGCTCGGCATGACACGTTCTGCACGTCGGCGCAGTCGCCTCGCCCTGCGCATGCGCGGCAGCTACGCGAACCGTGAAGACGCGATCGGACGCTTCCAGTTCGTTCCCGAAGCCGCGCATGTGGAAGAAACGCTGCGTCTTCATATCGCGCGTCATTCGGTGCGCGAAGAGTCAGATGGTCGCTTCAGCTATCGCTTCGACCCGCGCTGGTTCAGCCTCGCCGCCCGCCCTGCCCCCAATCCTGCAAAGATCTTGTGTCCGACACTGATTGTGCGCGGCTCGCAAAGCACGATCTTGACTGAAGAGGGGGCCCGGGGACTCGCTGCCGAGATCTCCAATGCCCGTTGCGCGGTGATCCAGGAGGCCGGCCATCACGTCCACATCGATCGGCCCGAAGCAACGCTCGCAGCAATTCGAGAGTTCCTTTCAGAGTTCAATCACTAG